From Haemorhous mexicanus isolate bHaeMex1 chromosome 2, bHaeMex1.pri, whole genome shotgun sequence, the proteins below share one genomic window:
- the TXLNG gene encoding gamma-taxilin produces MEKKEGGSCHFKHICLTVRVRFLLSILKVVGGAMEKEAGSGEMGMNNQDQLVKSKCTELSDTALQYPQSNCYSLENAGTLEEAEYITKSRKHPGPTGCSQESREETPGREEARTDPPDGQQDPESEKHKEKTLGKEVLLLMQALNTLSTPEEKLAALCKKYADLLEESRNVQKQMKILQKKQAQVVKEKVHLQSEHSKAILARSKLESLCRELQRHNKTLKEENMQQAREEEERRKEATAHFQITLNEIQAQLEQHDIHNAKLRQENIELGEKLKKLIEQYALREEHIDQVFKHKELQQQLVDAKLQQTTQLIKEAEEKHQREREFLLKEATESRHKCEQMKQQEAQLKQQLSLYMDKFEEFQTTMAKSNELFTTFRQEMEKMTKKIKKLEKETIVWRTKWENNNKALLQMAEEKTVRDKEYKGFQIKLERLEKLCRALQTERNELNEKVEVLKEQVSLREADVDLAVQVLQSCTLNSHEELGTPIDTEPGIQPDAESRAGSSSEKTVSTGPDPGTESVD; encoded by the exons ATGGAAAAGAAGGAGGGTGGAAGTTGTCATTTTAAACACATTTGCTTAACTGTTCGTGTCCGCTTCCTGCTTTCCATTCTGAAGGTGGTTGGTGGTGCCATGGAAAAAGAAGCTGGATCTGGGGAGATGGGAATGAATAACCAGGATCAGCTGGTGAAGAGCAAGTGCACTGAGCTGTCTGATACAGCGTTGCAGTATCCGCAGTCCAATTGTTACAGCCTGGAGAACGCTGGCACCTTGGAAGAAGCCGAGTACATCACAAAGAGCAGAAAGCATCCGGGGCCCACAGGCTGCTCCCAAGAGTCCCGTGAGGAGACTCCTGGGAGAGAAGAAGCCCGTACTGACCCACCTGATGGCCAGCAAGATCCAGAGAGtgaaaaacacaaagagaaaacGTTGG gaaaagaagTGTTATTATTAATGCAAGCCTTGAACACACTTTCTACTCCAGAAGAAAAGCTGGCAGCTTTGTGCAAGAAGTATGCTGATCTG TTGGAGGAGAGCCGAAATGTTCAAAAGCAAATGAAGATACTGCAGAAGAAGCAAGCACAAGTTGTGAAGGAGAAAGTCCACTTGCAGAGTGAGCACAGCAAGGCCATTTTGGCACGTAGCAAACTGGAATCTCTCTGTCGGGAGCTTCAGCGTCATAACAAAACTTTGAAG gaagaaaacatgcAACAAGCCcgtgaagaagaagaaagacgGAAAGAAGCAACTGCACACTTCCAGATCACACTGAATGAAATTcaggctcagctggagcagcatgATATACACAATGCCAAGCTCCGCCAGGAAAATATTGAACTGGGGGAAAAACTGAAGAAACTCATTGAACAGTATGCACTGCGAGAAGAG CATATTGATCAAGTGTTCAAACATAAGGAACTGCAGCAGCAACTTGTGGATGCCAAACTTCAGCAAACTACCCAGCTTATTaaagaagcagaggaaaaacatCAGCGAGAACGGGAGTTT CTCTTAAAAGAAGCTACAGAATCCAGACACAAATGTGAACAGATGAAGCAACAGGAAGCTCAGCTGAAGCAGCAG CTTTCTCTTTACATGGATAAGTTTGAAGAATTCCAGACCACCATGGCAAAAAGTAATGAGCTCTTTACAACTTTCAGGCAAGAAATGGAGAAG ATGACAAAGAAGATTAAGAAACTGGAAAAGGAAACCATTGTGTGGCGtacaaaatgggaaaacaacAACAAGGCTCTTCTGCAAATGGCTGAAGAG AAAACAGTAAGAGATAAAGAATACAAAGGCTTTCAAATAAAACTGGAGCGTTTGGAGAAGCTCTGCAGGGCCCTTCAGACGGAAAGGAACGAGCTGAATGAGAAGGTGGAAGTGCTCAAGGAGCAGGTTTCTCTTAGAGAAGCAGATGTGGATCTGGCAGTGCAGGTGTTGCAGTCCTGCACACTCAATTCCCATGAGGAGCTGGGCACTCCCATTGACACGGAACCAGGAATCCAACCCGATGCGGAATCACGTGCGGGAAGTAGCTCAGAAAAGACTGTCTCAACAGGTCCTGATCCTGGCACTGAATCTGTAGACTAA